AAGAGAGAGTCTCCTCATTAGCCTCTAGGATAATTTCATCATGAATAGTGTTTCCATTCAAGTATTTTCCCCCATTAAGAGAGAGAAAGCATGAAAAGCTACAAAAGTTTCATCAAAGTTTGGTTTCCATTCAAGTATTTTCCCCCATTAAGAGAGAGTAATGTTTACACTGTAGATAGTAGGATTACTTCCATCTTAGTGTTTCCATTCAAGTATTTTCCCCCATTAAGAGAGAGAATTAATTATTTATAAACACTTATTACAGAAAATTACTTGTTTCCATTCAAGTATTTTCCCCCATTAAGAGAGAGGCTTCATACTCATCTAATTCAGCCCCTATATTTAGTTTCCATTCAAGTATTTTCCCCCATTAAGAGAGAGCATCGCTGCCAGTAATATTAACAACCACGTTTTTAGTTTCCATTCAAGTATTTTCCCCCATTAAGAGAGAGTGGATCACCATACGACTGGTGTGATGAAGATATTGAAGTTTCCATTCAAGTATTTTCCCCCATTAAGAGAGAGGGCTAAGAATCTCACGCACGATGCGTAGAAGAGTTGTGTTTCCATTCAAGTATTTTCCCCCATTAAGAGAGAGAATAACAATATTGTTGCTTTTAATCCTTTTGGCTTTTTATGTTTCCATTCAAGTATTTTCCCCCATTAAGAGAGAGTTATTATTGTTTAATGGGGAATTTCACCCCATTATTTTATGTTTCCATTCAAGTATTTTCCCCCATTAAGAGAGAGTTTAATTACTTTGATTTCTAATCAAAGTTAGGGTTGTTTCCATTCAAGTATTTTCCCCCATTAAGAGAGAGCTTGATTATGATCTCCGATTACGACAGGTGCTATATGGTTTCCATTCAAGTATTTTCCCCCATTAAGAGAGAGCTCTCTACAATCTTGGCTCTTGACAACACAGTTAAGTCATAAGTTTCCATTCAAGTATTTTCCCCCATTAAGAGAGAGACTAAATATCGTCATCGTTCTGAGATAGGAATAGCAAGTTTCCATTCAAGTATTTTCCCCCATTAAGAGAGAGCTATTTAATAATTTCATATCTATTTTTTATCTAATGTTTCCATTCAAGTATTTTCCCCCATTAAGAGAGAGTGACAAAAAAAATCTTGTCCGTCATCATACACCTCCATTGTTTCCATTCAAGTATTTTCCCCCATTAAGAGAGAGAGCCGTCTCTGAAACGCTTGTCGAGCAATAGCTCCAGAAGCAGTTTGCGAACGATAGCAAGATTATAACCCATAATCATCTTTTTTGTCCAAGAATAATGTCTGAAATCCTTATATAGCTATACATCGAGGGATAATATGAGAAATGGTCGTTTGAGGGCATTTTCATTATCCGTCGCTAAACAATAACAGAAGAAAAAGCCTCCGTTATTTCCGAGTTAACTCCCCATACCTCAATATTATTAAGAGTGTGCCGAGAAATACAGTAAAATCTTAAACTATCTTCCTCCTTCTTAAAAATCTTCTTTAGTTTTTGTTGCAGTTGTTGATATTGCTTACCACTGAGGACACATTCAAAGACACTAAATTGCACTCTTGACCCATAGCCTTCCAGAATACTTGCTATTTTGTTTCTTCTTTTGTCATCGGCAATATCATAACAAATAAGGTAAAACATCATCTTAGTAAATAAGGTTGATAACCCATAGCTGGATTGTAGAAGAATTGTTTAATCTTTTTCACCTGTTGCATCAATAAATCCCATCTTGGTTGTTTCTCTCCTAAATCATTAGTAATTATTTCTTCCATCCTAGTCACAAATGCTTGTAAATATTTCCTTCTGCCATTGTCATTTAAGTAGCAACCACCATCACGAAAACTAAAATCCTCTCTAGCTTTAATAATATTTTTATTAACTAAATAAAGCACTAAAGAGTCAACAATTCCAGCCCTAAATTCTTCCATTAAATCAGAAGCTAAAGAAGCATGACGTTCATTATTTTGATGCAAACAACCGTAGTATGGGTCTAACCCTTGCAATTCTATCAAAGACAAGAGATGATTCCATAGCACTTGATAACCGAAACTAAGCAAGGCATTTATTTCATTTCCGGGTGGACGACGAGAACGAGAATAAAAGACGAGATCAGGATTGCTTAAACATTGCCCAAAAGCAGAGAAATATGTGGATGCACCAGCGCCCTCATAACCAAATAATCTTTCAATACTATCAGCTTTTTCAGCTTGGTTTTGTAGATAGCTTAAACTATCAATAACCTGTTGTAATTCTAGGTTTGATTTTCTTCTTTGTTGCCTTTGAATAATGATTTTTGAGTTATTAATTTTTGCTGAGATAATAATTTTAGCTGTAGTTAATTTCTCGTAAAATTCTATTTGCTGTTGATAACGGGATAATTGACGATAACCCCTTTCAATACTGATAATCCTGCCGTAGCAATAACCCATTCTGGACAGATAAAGAATAGGGATATTCTGCCATAAACACTTTCTGATTAATTGAGTAGTTAGTTGAGATTTACCAAAGATAAGGATTTGCTCTACCAGTGGCAACTGAATTTCATTAATGACCTGTTTATTCTTTTTCACCAGAATTTGCTCTTGGTCTAGACATAAATAGCATCCTTGCTGGGAAATATATACTGTTTTCATGATGATTGAGGTACGTTGATTATTCTCAAGTCCCCCTTTTTAAGGGGGATTTAGGGGGATCACTTCGTGATTGTCTTGTGCCTAATCTTCATAATAATTGCTATATACTGTTTTCATTATTAGTCATCTCTACGTTTTAAATTAGGGTGATTTTCTCTCAACTTCTGAGAAAATTCTCTCTCCAATGGTCGGTCTAAATATGGAGATTGCTGTAGCCAGAGGGCAACAACGTCAAATGCCATTGTTACTACGAAGGTAGAAATACTGATGGCGATGGTATTGGTAATGACAGAAGCTAGTCCGAGGGGCGCTATCAAAAGTAGGGTTAAAGTGATTAAGCCATTCATAAAAGCAGAAGCAATATTTTTGATTAAACTTCCTTTGAGGCGATAATTCATTGGTCTTACAGTATTTATTTAATTAGATCATCACTTAATCTAATAAGAAAAACAGCAATTTGATAATATTGATAAAACTAAGTTTTCCCTCTCAAATATTTATACTGTAAAAGAATGCTGAACTTTGGATATAATTGTGGATATTATGTTTAATTAAAATGGCAAAGAAACCTTACCTACATCGCCACAGTGACCTCAAGTCTTTCCAAAGATTAATGTTATTAATTACAACCATTATTAATTATCCCTACTCAGTTGATGATGATTGTATTAATCCTGTACAACAATTACAGGAAGACATTATTAAAATGGCTGAAGATTTGCAAATTGACCTAGAAACTCCTGCTATTGCCACTTTAAGGAAGGATATAGAAGTTTTGAGAGAGTATGGTGTTTTAGAAAAGAGAATGTATCGCTGGGGTTATTATGTTGGTACAGGGGTAATGAGTAAATCAGAATTGAAAGTCGCCTTTGATGCTTTAGACTCAATGGCAAATTATCAGGGTGATGCTACTGCTAAGAAAATTTATGGACAATTAGAGAAAAGAATTAGAGGATTAAAACTGGAGAAAAAAGATGATTTTTTCTACCCTGTAAAAAGGAATCTTAATCGTGCTATCAATTATACAAACCCTGAAGAAATGATATTAAAAGGAAATAATCAGCATACTTTATATCATCATCTTTCTGCTTTAGAACAGGCTATTATTAAAGGACAAGCTATTGAAATCAGTCGTAAAAAAGATTATTACAATCAAGGTCATGTTGGCATAGAAATTGTTATTCCCTTGCAGTTAATTTATTATAATATTGCATGGTATTTAATCTATGAAAATTGTGCTAATGGTCAATTAATTATGGGTAGAGTTAATCGCTTTAGTGATTATTTTCGACTACTATCATCAGCAGGAAGAAACATCGAAGCACAAAAAGAATCTTTAAGAAAAGTAGAACAATTATTAACTAATGGTTGGGGATTAAACTTAGGTAACTTAGAAGAACAGGAACTAGAATTAAGGGGAAAGTTAACTTTAGAAAAGATTAAAGTAAGATTTTATCCTCCTGTAGCTGATTTAATTATTGAGGGTGATTTGAGGCATCCTAAACAGACAATGAAAGTTCATAAAGATAAAAGTAATAGTCAAACTTTATTTACTGATTATATGATTAACCTTCCCCCCCGTTCTCTTAATGAATTTTTGATTTGGTTACAGAGTTATGGTAGTTGTGTGGAAGTTATTTCTCCTCTGCATTTACGAGAAAGACATCAGCAAGGGGCATTAGAACTTTATCAACGCTATCAGTAATTATGCTTAATTCACTGTTAATGATTGTCCATTATGTTGAGCCGACAACTTCAACAATAATGGTACTGCTTTGGTTGCCCATGCCTTAGCTGTTTGGTAGTGTTGAGCTTCATCACCAAAGCAAATCTTTAGCATCTCAGTATAGATAACACCCGGATTCAGTGCTACAGTTGCCATGCCTGACGGTAATTCTTGGGCTAATGCTTTCGTCAGTCCTTCTATTGCCCATTTTGATGCACAGTAGGGTGCTACTTCGGGGGATGTTGACCTGCCCCACCCTGAGCTAAGATTAACGATAATCCCCTGCTTTTCCTTTAACATCAGTGGCACAACATGACGGATAACATTAGCTGTACCCTTAACATTCACATCCATGACAGACGAGAACTCATCAGCACTGATTTCCCAGAGGGGCGCTGGTTGGTTGATAATCCCTGCATTATTAATCACTAAATCAGGAGTGTCACTAAAAGACTGTACCCATGCCTTAACCTGTGTATCATCAGCAATATCAACTACTGTAAAGTAATG
Above is a window of Cyanobacterium sp. T60_A2020_053 DNA encoding:
- the cas2 gene encoding CRISPR-associated endonuclease Cas2; translation: MMFYLICYDIADDKRRNKIASILEGYGSRVQFSVFECVLSGKQYQQLQQKLKKIFKKEEDSLRFYCISRHTLNNIEVWGVNSEITEAFSSVIV
- the cas1 gene encoding CRISPR-associated endonuclease Cas1: MKTVYISQQGCYLCLDQEQILVKKNKQVINEIQLPLVEQILIFGKSQLTTQLIRKCLWQNIPILYLSRMGYCYGRIISIERGYRQLSRYQQQIEFYEKLTTAKIIISAKINNSKIIIQRQQRRKSNLELQQVIDSLSYLQNQAEKADSIERLFGYEGAGASTYFSAFGQCLSNPDLVFYSRSRRPPGNEINALLSFGYQVLWNHLLSLIELQGLDPYYGCLHQNNERHASLASDLMEEFRAGIVDSLVLYLVNKNIIKAREDFSFRDGGCYLNDNGRRKYLQAFVTRMEEIITNDLGEKQPRWDLLMQQVKKIKQFFYNPAMGYQPYLLR
- a CDS encoding WYL domain-containing protein, with translation MAKKPYLHRHSDLKSFQRLMLLITTIINYPYSVDDDCINPVQQLQEDIIKMAEDLQIDLETPAIATLRKDIEVLREYGVLEKRMYRWGYYVGTGVMSKSELKVAFDALDSMANYQGDATAKKIYGQLEKRIRGLKLEKKDDFFYPVKRNLNRAINYTNPEEMILKGNNQHTLYHHLSALEQAIIKGQAIEISRKKDYYNQGHVGIEIVIPLQLIYYNIAWYLIYENCANGQLIMGRVNRFSDYFRLLSSAGRNIEAQKESLRKVEQLLTNGWGLNLGNLEEQELELRGKLTLEKIKVRFYPPVADLIIEGDLRHPKQTMKVHKDKSNSQTLFTDYMINLPPRSLNEFLIWLQSYGSCVEVISPLHLRERHQQGALELYQRYQ
- a CDS encoding SDR family NAD(P)-dependent oxidoreductase — translated: MSKTIVITGVSRGLGKALTEQLISLGHTIIGCSRSHDAVHSLQQQYPDHYFTVVDIADDTQVKAWVQSFSDTPDLVINNAGIINQPAPLWEISADEFSSVMDVNVKGTANVIRHVVPLMLKEKQGIIVNLSSGWGRSTSPEVAPYCASKWAIEGLTKALAQELPSGMATVALNPGVIYTEMLKICFGDEAQHYQTAKAWATKAVPLLLKLSAQHNGQSLTVN